Proteins from one Coffea arabica cultivar ET-39 chromosome 8c, Coffea Arabica ET-39 HiFi, whole genome shotgun sequence genomic window:
- the LOC113706499 gene encoding probable xyloglucan glycosyltransferase 5 yields MAPILDFFSWSGKDSQKGTPVIVKMENPNYSIVEIDSPDTAFRPVEKSRGKNAKQVTWVLLLKANRAVSGVAWLATILWALLGTIQRRLIFRQGVGLASEKLGKGKLLLNIIKAFLATSLVFLTFEVVAYLKGWHYFENPNLYIPNSSDFQGFFHMIYVSWLAFRVDYIAPSIQGLSTFCVVLFLIQSLDRLVLCLGCLYIKWKKIKPRIDGDPFKSDDLEGSNKNFPMVLVQVPMCNEREVYELSISAVCQLDWPKDQLLIQILDDSDDEDIQQLIKSEVSKWSQRGINIIYRHRLVRTGYKAGNLKSAMSCDYVKDYEFVAIFDADFQPTPDFLKHTVPYFKDNPDLGLVQARWAFVNKDENLLTRLQNINLCFHFEVEQQVNGVFLNFFGFNGTAGVWRIKALEESGGWLERTTVEDMDIAVRAHLHGWKFIFLNDVKVLCEVPESFEAYRKQQHRWHSGPMQLFRLCLPTIITSKIPTWKKANLILLFFLLRKLILPFYSFTLFCIILPLTMFIPEAELPMWVVCYVPVLMTLLNILPAPQSIPFVAPYLLFENTMSVTKFNAMVSGLFQFSSSYEWVVTKKAGRSSESDLLAAAESDMKALYNSQMMRGSSDSELSEMNQLKEQEKPIPAPIKKMNKIYRKELALAFLLLTASVRSLLSAHGVHFYFLLFQGVTFLLVGLDLIGEQMS; encoded by the exons ATGGCTCCAATATTGGATTTTTTTAGCTGGTCGGGGAAGGACTCGCAAAAGGGAACACCAGTGATTGTGAAAATGGAGAATCCCAACTATTCCATTGTGGAAATTGACAGCCCTGATACTGCATTCAGGCCAGTTGAGAAGAGCCGTGGGAAAAATGCCAAGCAAGTCACTTGGGTATTGCTTCTTAAGGCCAACCGTGCCGTTAGTGGTGTTGCTTGGCTTGCAACTATTCTTTGGGCACTGCTGGGAACTATTCAGAGGAGGTTGATTTTCAGGCAGGGAGTAGGTCTTGCGAGTGAGAAGCTGGGCAAAGGAAAATTGTTGTTGAATATAATTAAAGCATTTTTAGCTACTTCCTTGGTGTTTCTGACCTTTGAGGTAGTTGCTTACTTGAAAGGTTGGCATTACTTTGAGAACCCAAATTTGTACATTCCCAATTCTTCTGATTTCCAAGGTTTTTTTCACATGATTTATGTTTCTTGGCTGGCGTTTCGGGTTGATTATATAGCACCTTCTATTCAAGGCCTTTCTACATTCTGTGTTGTTCTGTTTCTAATTCAGTCATTAGATCGACTAGTTCTTTGCCTGGGTTGCCTGTATATTAAGTGGAAGAAGATTAAGCCAAGGATTGATGGGGATCCATTCAAATCAGATGATCTTGAGggatcaaataaaaattttcccatGGTCCTTGTTCAAGTGCCAATGTGTAATGAGAGGGAG GTATATGAGTTGTCTATTTCAGCAGTCTGTCAACTCGATTGGCCAAAAGATCAATTGCTCATCCAAATTCTCGATGATTCTGATGATGAAGATATTCAGCAGCTCATCAAATCAGAAGTCAGCAAATGGAGTCAGCGGGGTATCAACATAATTTACCGGCATCGACTGGTCAGAACTGGATATAAAGCTGGAAATCTCAAGTCTGCAATGAGCTGTGACTATGTTAAGGATTATGAGTTTGTTGCAATATTTGATGCTGATTTCCAACCGACCCCAGATTTCCTAAAGCATACAGTTCCATATTTTAAG GACAATCCTGATTTAGGATTGGTTCAGGCTAGATGGGCTTTTGTGAACAAGGATGAAAACTTGTTGACTCGCCTACAGAACATTAATCTGTGTTTCCATTTTGAGGTGGAACAGCAGGTTAATGGggttttcttgaatttctttggTTTCAATGGGACAGCTGgtgtttggaggattaaggcCTTGGAAGAATCTGGTGGGTGGCTTGAAAGAACGACTGTTGAAGATATGGACATTGCTGTTCGTGCTCATCTCCATGGTTggaaatttatatttttaaatgacGTTAAG GTCCTATGTGAAGTTCCTGAGTCATTTGAAGCTTACAGGAAGCAGCAACATAGGTGGCATTCTGGTCCCATGCAACTTTTTCGACTGTGCCTTCCCACCATCATAACTTCTAAG ATTCCAACATGGAAGAAGGCAAATTTGATACTTCTGTTCTTTCTGTTAAGGAAACTTATTCTTCCCTTCTATTCTTTCACATTGTTTTGCATCATTCTTCCTTTAACCATGTTTATCCCAGAGGCTGAACTCCCTATGTGGGTTGTTTGCTACGTGCCTGTTCTTATGACATTGCTCAACATTCTTCCTGCACCTCAGTCAATCCCTTTTGTTGCTCCCTACCTCCTCTTTGAGAACACAATGTCAGTAACTAAATTTAATGCAATGGTGTCTGGACTATTCCAATTCAGTAGCTCATATGAGTGGGTCGTCACGAAAAAGGCTGGCAGGTCTTCAGAATCTGACTTGTTGGCTGCTGCTGAGAGTGATATGAAAGCACTATACAACTCACAGATGATGAGGGGATCTTCTGACAGTGAACTTTCAGAGATGAACCAGTTGAAGGAACAGGAAAAGCCAATTCCTGCACCGattaagaaaatgaataaaatatatCGGAAGGAGCTAGCTCTTGCTTTCCTACTGTTAACAGCTTCAGTGAGAAGCCTTTTATCAGCTCATGGAGTTCATTTCTACTTTCTGCTTTTCCAAGGAGTCACATTTCTTCTTGTTGGTCTCGACCTGATTGGGGAGCAAATGAGCTGA